The following are encoded in a window of Candidatus Omnitrophota bacterium genomic DNA:
- the carB gene encoding carbamoyl-phosphate synthase large subunit produces MPKRTDIKKILIIGSGPIIIGQACEFDYSGTQACKALREEGFEVVLINSNPATIMTDPELADVTYIEPITPEVVEKIIEREKPDALLPTLGGQTGLNTAMKLFELGALEKHNVQMIGANYDAIKKAEDREHFKKAMQKIGMDLPKSALAYNMEEAREALETIGLPVIIRPSFTLGGTGGGIANTLEEFENIAALGLKNSMISEILIEESVYGWKEYELEVMRDKKDNVVIICPIENLDPMGVHTGDSITVAPAQTLTDVEYQKMRDASLAIIREIGVETGGSNIQFAVNPADGRMVVIEMNPRVSRSSALASKATGFPIAKFAAKLAVGYTLDEIQNDITKETPASFEPTIDYCVVKIPRFTFEKFPEAVDILSIQMKSVGETMAIGRTFKEALQKGLRGLEIGHIGLDNKLDYRDISREKIDKRLSEPNASRIFYLKYALQKGYSVEQICGLTGIDPWFVENIKDIAELEQSISSKDLSSCDTDILRLAKQYGFSDRQIAQLTGSDEFTVRDERKKRGIEVTYKLVDTCAAEFEAYTPYYYSTYEDEDEIRLSDKKKIMILGGGPNRIGQGIEFDYCCCHASFSLKELGYETIMVNSNPETVSTDYDTSDKLYFEPLTFEDVMNIIDKEKPDGVIVQFGGQTPLNLADMLSRAGAPIIGTSVKSIHRAEDRDQFAKLLNKLGIKQPANGSATSKEEALKIAKKIGYPVLVRPSFVLGGRAMKIVYDDASLEGFIQEAQEASPEHPILIDKFLEDAVEVDVDAVSDGDRTVVGGIMEHIEEAGVHSGDSACVIPPHTLSDETVDQIKECTRAISRELSVKGLVNIQFAVKKDVIYVLEVNPRASRTVPFVSKATGLPMAKVASKVMAGNTLDMLGIKDGREPTHMSVKESVLPFTRFSGVDILLGPEMKSTGEVMGVDSSFGNAFFKAQLSAGQVLPFEGKVFISVKNDDKRNIVFIAKKLFDLGFDIIATKGTTKVLKSNNIEAELVGKVSDGDMRILDLIKKDELKLIINTPSGPRGQSDMKPIRSRAVMHGIPCITTIQGAQAAVNGIESILKGKLKVRSIQEFLKETATQR; encoded by the coding sequence GTGCCTAAACGAACCGACATAAAGAAGATACTCATAATCGGCTCCGGCCCTATCATAATAGGCCAGGCATGCGAATTCGACTATTCCGGTACGCAGGCCTGCAAGGCGCTGAGAGAGGAAGGATTCGAGGTAGTCCTCATTAATTCCAATCCGGCGACCATAATGACCGATCCGGAGCTGGCGGACGTAACCTACATAGAACCTATTACTCCCGAGGTGGTAGAAAAAATTATCGAGAGAGAGAAGCCTGATGCTCTTTTGCCCACTCTCGGCGGTCAGACCGGTCTGAATACGGCCATGAAGCTTTTCGAACTGGGGGCCTTGGAAAAACACAATGTCCAGATGATAGGGGCCAATTACGATGCCATCAAAAAGGCCGAAGACAGGGAACACTTCAAGAAGGCCATGCAGAAGATAGGCATGGACCTGCCTAAAAGCGCTCTTGCCTATAATATGGAAGAGGCGCGGGAGGCCCTTGAAACCATAGGCCTGCCCGTTATCATAAGGCCGAGTTTCACGCTGGGGGGGACCGGCGGAGGCATCGCCAATACCCTTGAGGAGTTCGAGAATATCGCCGCCCTTGGCCTTAAGAACAGCATGATAAGCGAGATACTCATAGAGGAATCCGTGTACGGCTGGAAAGAGTACGAGCTTGAGGTCATGCGCGACAAGAAAGACAATGTCGTGATAATCTGTCCCATAGAGAACCTTGACCCCATGGGGGTGCACACCGGCGACTCCATAACGGTCGCTCCCGCACAGACACTGACGGACGTGGAATACCAGAAGATGCGTGACGCGTCACTGGCTATCATACGTGAGATAGGTGTTGAGACGGGAGGTTCGAACATACAGTTCGCGGTGAATCCCGCTGACGGCAGAATGGTGGTCATAGAGATGAACCCCCGTGTTTCAAGGAGTTCCGCACTGGCGAGTAAAGCCACCGGCTTTCCCATCGCCAAGTTCGCCGCCAAGCTGGCGGTGGGATACACTCTGGACGAGATACAGAACGATATAACAAAAGAGACCCCGGCCTCCTTCGAGCCTACCATTGACTACTGCGTGGTGAAAATACCAAGATTCACTTTTGAGAAATTTCCCGAGGCGGTGGACATATTAAGTATCCAGATGAAATCCGTGGGCGAGACCATGGCGATAGGGCGCACGTTCAAGGAAGCGCTCCAGAAAGGCCTCAGGGGGCTTGAGATCGGTCACATCGGGCTCGATAACAAGCTGGATTACAGGGACATATCCCGGGAGAAGATAGACAAAAGGCTCAGTGAACCTAATGCCTCGCGCATATTCTACCTCAAATACGCGCTTCAGAAGGGTTACAGCGTCGAGCAGATATGCGGCCTTACCGGCATAGACCCGTGGTTCGTTGAGAATATCAAGGATATCGCCGAGCTCGAGCAAAGCATCAGCTCAAAGGACCTTTCTTCATGTGATACCGACATCCTGCGTCTGGCGAAGCAGTATGGTTTCAGTGACCGCCAGATAGCTCAACTGACCGGAAGCGACGAGTTTACCGTGCGCGATGAAAGAAAAAAGCGCGGCATCGAGGTCACCTATAAACTGGTGGATACCTGCGCGGCCGAGTTCGAGGCTTACACCCCTTATTACTATTCGACCTATGAGGACGAGGACGAAATCCGCCTCTCGGATAAAAAGAAGATAATGATCCTGGGTGGAGGTCCCAACCGGATCGGGCAGGGCATCGAATTCGATTACTGCTGCTGTCATGCTTCTTTTTCGCTCAAGGAGCTCGGTTACGAGACGATCATGGTCAACTCGAACCCCGAGACGGTCTCTACCGACTATGATACTTCCGATAAGCTCTATTTCGAGCCCCTTACTTTCGAAGATGTGATGAACATAATAGACAAGGAAAAGCCCGACGGGGTCATAGTACAGTTCGGCGGACAGACCCCGCTGAACCTTGCAGACATGCTTTCAAGGGCGGGAGCGCCCATTATAGGCACTTCTGTCAAATCCATACACCGCGCTGAGGACCGGGACCAGTTCGCTAAGCTCCTGAACAAGCTTGGCATAAAGCAGCCCGCCAACGGATCCGCGACCTCCAAAGAGGAAGCCCTCAAGATCGCGAAAAAGATAGGTTATCCCGTGCTGGTAAGGCCTTCGTTCGTTCTCGGCGGCAGAGCCATGAAAATAGTATATGATGACGCTTCCCTGGAGGGTTTCATACAGGAAGCTCAGGAAGCTTCCCCGGAACACCCGATACTCATAGACAAGTTCCTCGAGGATGCCGTGGAGGTCGACGTTGACGCGGTCTCCGACGGCGATAGGACAGTGGTCGGGGGTATCATGGAGCACATCGAAGAAGCAGGGGTCCATTCGGGAGACTCGGCCTGCGTTATACCACCCCATACTCTGAGCGACGAGACGGTCGATCAGATAAAAGAATGCACCCGGGCCATCTCACGGGAGCTTTCGGTCAAGGGACTTGTTAATATCCAGTTCGCGGTCAAGAAAGATGTTATCTATGTACTTGAGGTCAATCCCAGGGCGTCACGGACCGTGCCGTTCGTGAGCAAGGCCACGGGACTTCCCATGGCAAAGGTCGCCTCCAAGGTAATGGCCGGGAATACGCTCGATATGCTCGGCATAAAGGATGGGAGGGAGCCCACCCATATGTCTGTTAAGGAATCCGTACTCCCGTTCACCAGGTTCAGCGGGGTGGATATACTCCTCGGACCCGAAATGAAATCGACCGGGGAAGTGATGGGGGTCGATTCCTCCTTCGGTAACGCTTTTTTCAAGGCTCAGCTTTCCGCGGGACAGGTGCTGCCTTTTGAAGGCAAGGTCTTTATTAGCGTGAAGAACGACGACAAACGCAATATTGTATTTATCGCCAAGAAGCTTTTCGATCTTGGCTTCGATATTATCGCTACCAAGGGCACCACAAAGGTCCTCAAATCCAACAATATCGAAGCAGAACTTGTCGGCAAGGTCAGCGACGGCGACATGAGGATACTTGACCTGATAAAGAAAGACGAGCTCAAACTTATTATCAATACCCCCTCAGGCCCCCGCGGCCAGTCGGACATGAAGCCCATAAGGAGCAGGGCGGTAATGCACGGCATTCCCTGTATCACGACCATTCAGGGCGCACAGGCGGCCGTCAACGGCATCGAATCGATATTGAAGGGCAAGCTCAAGGTCAGGTCTATACAGGAATTCCTGAAAGAGACCGCAACCCAGAGGTAG
- the carA gene encoding glutamine-hydrolyzing carbamoyl-phosphate synthase small subunit: MKKKKAKIVLEDGKIFNGFSFGAEGETSGEVVFNTSMTGYQEIITDPSYKGQIVTMTYPLIGNYGVNDEDVESRRPSVEGFVVKECSRVTSSWRSQMGLGQYLERNGILGIEWVDTRALTKHIRQKGSMKAVISTTDLDDASLIEKARKSPGIVGRDLVKEVKCEEAFQWNEKGKYHVAVLDCGVKFNILRRLAENDCRVTVFPPETSAELILDASPDGILLSNGPGDPEGVPYVVETVKELLGKLPVFGICLGHQMLGLALGGKTYKLKFGHHGGNHPVKDLKTGSVAITVQNHNFCVDLDSLREADVKVTHINLNDNTVEGMRHRKMPVFSVQFHPEYGPGPHDSAYLFGEFVHLMEGKSA, translated from the coding sequence ATGAAGAAGAAAAAAGCAAAAATAGTACTGGAAGACGGGAAGATATTCAACGGGTTTTCCTTCGGCGCAGAAGGCGAGACCTCGGGAGAGGTCGTCTTCAATACAAGCATGACAGGCTACCAGGAGATAATCACCGACCCTTCCTATAAGGGGCAGATTGTTACAATGACATACCCTCTTATAGGCAACTATGGTGTTAACGATGAGGATGTCGAGTCCAGAAGGCCGAGCGTTGAGGGTTTTGTCGTCAAGGAATGCAGCCGCGTGACCAGCTCCTGGCGCAGCCAGATGGGTCTTGGACAGTATCTGGAGCGCAACGGGATACTGGGCATAGAGTGGGTGGATACCCGCGCCCTTACAAAACATATTCGCCAGAAGGGTTCGATGAAGGCGGTGATCTCCACTACGGACCTTGATGACGCGAGCCTTATCGAGAAGGCCCGGAAGTCTCCCGGGATAGTGGGAAGGGATCTCGTGAAAGAGGTGAAGTGCGAGGAAGCCTTCCAGTGGAACGAAAAGGGAAAATACCACGTCGCGGTCCTGGATTGCGGTGTCAAATTCAATATCCTGAGAAGGCTGGCCGAGAACGACTGCCGCGTGACCGTGTTTCCCCCGGAAACCAGCGCGGAACTGATACTTGATGCCTCTCCGGACGGCATCCTGCTCTCCAACGGTCCCGGTGACCCCGAGGGGGTCCCGTATGTGGTGGAGACCGTAAAAGAGCTTCTGGGTAAGCTGCCTGTTTTCGGAATATGCCTGGGGCACCAGATGCTGGGGTTGGCCCTTGGAGGCAAGACCTACAAACTCAAGTTCGGTCACCACGGCGGCAATCACCCGGTAAAGGACCTTAAGACCGGCAGTGTCGCTATTACGGTGCAGAACCATAATTTTTGCGTTGACCTCGATTCACTGCGGGAAGCGGATGTTAAGGTGACGCATATCAACCTGAACGACAACACCGTTGAGGGCATGAGGCACAGGAAAATGCCCGTGTTCTCGGTGCAGTTCCACCCCGAATACGGTCCCGGACCGCATGACTCGGCGTACCTTTTCGGGGAGTTCGTACATCTCATGGAGGGAAAGAGTGCCTAA
- a CDS encoding phosphoenolpyruvate synthase produces MFSTGIKGLDDILRGLRSGDNVVWQIDRIEEYKDFVLPYVSQAVAEGKKIVYMRFAAHEPLLERSEKVKRYELDARGGFESFTTQVHKIITEEGHGAYYVFDCLSDLLQAWATDLMIGNFFMVTCPYLYELDTIAYFGIYRNNHSFWTIARIRETTQLLLDVYRRDDEYYIHPLKVWNRYSPTMFLPHLKKGDKFVPITDSADAAEVLSYIKQKGVNNVKRNLDYWDRLFLQAEEMGKDPARSAEGEQMRKLLCRIMMSRDEKMLSLAVENFSLAELIDIKSRLIGTGYIGGKAVGMLLARKILSDESSLNWQGMSEPHDSFYVGSDVFYSYIVQNGWWKLRMEQKTEEGYFDAARVLKEKLLHGRFHEGVMEQFQQIIEYFGTSPIIVRSSSLLEDGFGNAFAGKYESVFCPNQGSPEQRYMQFAEAVRTIYSSTMSEDALTYRRQRGLDKMDEQMALLVQRVSGSYHKDLFFPDIGGVGISYNTYVWNTKMKSESGVLRMVFGLGTRAVNRVEGDYPRIAALDAPLMKPYANMADVKKFSQRDVDVIDLRKNLFTTKKFEDLLGEGLDIKLEYIAIKDEEVARNQREKGVKGRDYWIITLDNLLANEKFTGTLKKVLKTLEENYHYPVEIEFTVNFASDGRFKISLLQCRPLQTRGLGKKVEIPRQINKEKLFFSSEGYFLGGNISQPVDRIIYVDPASYIALNQSGKYDIARIMGKLNKRINRAEVKTLLLGPGRWGTSTPSLGVPVSFAEINNIAMMGEIAFPEGNLMPELSFGTHFFQDLIETNIFYVALFPENDNVVFNTEWLKNCENVFAELVPDADKYSGVISVYEAKNTGLKIMSDILSQKVVCCAK; encoded by the coding sequence ATGTTCAGTACAGGTATCAAAGGTCTTGACGATATACTCCGGGGGCTGAGGTCCGGTGACAATGTTGTCTGGCAGATAGACCGAATCGAGGAATATAAGGATTTCGTGCTGCCTTACGTCAGTCAGGCTGTCGCAGAGGGCAAGAAGATAGTATACATGAGGTTCGCCGCACACGAGCCCCTCCTGGAAAGGTCCGAAAAGGTCAAGCGATATGAGCTTGACGCGCGCGGCGGGTTCGAATCGTTCACCACACAGGTACACAAGATCATCACCGAGGAAGGGCACGGTGCTTATTATGTATTTGACTGCCTCTCGGACCTTCTGCAGGCCTGGGCGACCGACCTTATGATAGGTAATTTTTTCATGGTCACCTGTCCGTACCTTTATGAGCTGGATACGATAGCGTATTTCGGGATATACCGTAACAACCACTCCTTCTGGACCATAGCCCGCATCCGGGAGACCACCCAGCTTCTTCTGGATGTCTACCGCAGGGATGATGAGTACTACATCCATCCTCTGAAGGTATGGAACCGCTATTCCCCGACGATGTTCCTGCCGCATCTTAAAAAGGGCGATAAGTTCGTACCGATAACAGATAGTGCCGACGCGGCGGAAGTGCTTTCCTATATAAAACAGAAAGGTGTAAATAACGTAAAGCGGAACCTGGATTACTGGGACAGGCTCTTCCTGCAGGCGGAGGAGATGGGCAAAGACCCGGCCCGCTCGGCTGAAGGGGAACAGATGAGAAAACTGCTCTGCAGGATAATGATGAGCAGGGACGAGAAGATGCTTTCCCTGGCCGTTGAGAATTTCTCCCTGGCCGAACTCATTGACATAAAGAGCAGGTTGATAGGGACTGGGTATATAGGGGGAAAGGCCGTGGGCATGCTTCTTGCGCGGAAGATATTGTCGGATGAGAGTTCGCTCAACTGGCAGGGAATGTCGGAGCCGCATGATTCCTTTTACGTGGGGAGCGATGTTTTCTACTCATATATCGTGCAGAACGGCTGGTGGAAACTCCGCATGGAACAGAAGACAGAGGAGGGTTATTTCGACGCGGCTCGCGTTCTCAAGGAAAAACTGCTTCACGGCAGGTTCCATGAAGGCGTAATGGAGCAGTTCCAGCAGATCATAGAATATTTCGGGACGTCGCCCATTATCGTAAGGTCCAGCAGCCTTCTTGAAGACGGTTTCGGGAATGCTTTTGCCGGTAAATACGAGAGCGTGTTCTGCCCAAACCAGGGTTCGCCCGAGCAGCGTTACATGCAATTCGCCGAAGCGGTGCGAACGATATATTCCAGCACCATGAGCGAGGACGCGCTTACCTACCGCCGGCAGAGGGGCCTGGACAAGATGGACGAGCAGATGGCCCTTCTGGTGCAGAGGGTCTCGGGCTCCTACCACAAGGATCTCTTTTTCCCGGATATCGGCGGGGTCGGCATATCCTACAATACCTACGTATGGAACACCAAGATGAAGTCCGAATCAGGGGTTCTGCGCATGGTTTTCGGGCTTGGCACGCGGGCGGTTAACAGGGTTGAGGGGGACTATCCGCGAATAGCGGCCCTGGACGCGCCGCTCATGAAACCGTACGCCAATATGGCCGACGTTAAAAAGTTCTCACAACGCGATGTTGATGTTATAGACCTCAGGAAAAACCTCTTTACCACAAAGAAGTTCGAGGACCTTCTCGGGGAGGGCCTTGACATAAAACTGGAGTATATCGCGATAAAGGACGAAGAAGTAGCGCGAAACCAGAGAGAAAAAGGAGTTAAGGGCAGGGATTACTGGATAATCACTCTTGATAATCTGCTTGCTAATGAGAAATTCACCGGTACCCTGAAAAAGGTCCTCAAGACGCTCGAAGAGAACTACCATTACCCGGTAGAGATAGAGTTCACGGTTAACTTTGCGAGCGACGGCAGGTTCAAGATAAGCCTGCTGCAGTGCCGCCCTCTCCAGACGCGGGGACTCGGCAAGAAGGTGGAAATACCACGGCAGATAAATAAAGAGAAACTCTTTTTCAGTTCGGAAGGGTATTTCCTGGGGGGCAATATTTCACAGCCCGTGGACAGGATAATATACGTGGACCCCGCCTCTTATATCGCTCTTAACCAGTCAGGCAAGTATGACATAGCTCGTATAATGGGTAAACTGAACAAGAGGATAAACAGGGCAGAGGTGAAAACGCTCCTGCTTGGACCCGGCAGATGGGGGACATCTACCCCCTCTCTTGGGGTGCCGGTGAGTTTCGCCGAGATAAATAACATAGCCATGATGGGCGAGATAGCTTTTCCGGAAGGCAACCTCATGCCGGAGCTGTCCTTCGGGACGCATTTTTTTCAGGACCTGATAGAGACGAATATCTTTTACGTGGCGCTTTTCCCGGAGAACGATAACGTGGTGTTCAATACCGAATGGCTAAAAAACTGCGAAAACGTGTTCGCCGAGCTCGTACCTGACGCGGATAAATACAGTGGTGTTATAAGCGTTTATGAGGCAAAGAACACCGGTCTGAAGATAATGTCGGACATACTCTCACAGAAGGTGGTCTGCTGTGCTAAATAA
- the gltD gene encoding glutamate synthase small subunit codes for MGDPKGFIKQKRQESLYRPVCERVKDFRHVAVMRSDAQSREQASRCMDCGTPFCHWGCPLGNYIPEWNDLMYGDYWREAFALLDATNNLPEVTGRVCPAPCEYACVLGINDDPVTVRENELAIIEHAFNGGLIKPVVPAAETGKKVAVVGSGPAGLSCAAQMRKAGHDVTIFEKHDRPGGILRYGIPDFKLEKWVLDRRVELMKAQGVKFVLSVNVGADYAAGKLLSEFDAVCLAGGSRKPRDLDIPGRDLDGIHFAMDYLVQSNRRVQGEIISQEELIDAKDKNVVVIGGGDTGADCVGTANRQGASCVVQIEIMPKPEECRTGDYPWPVYPLLLKTSSSHAEGASRQWSVLTKSFKGENGKVRKLECVRVEFSEKSPGTCPVMKEIPGSEFTIDAELVIIAVGFVHPEHSGLLEELGTELDGRGNVSSNEKQMTSVDKVFAAGDMRRGQSLIVWAISEGRRAAHFIDEYLMGKTTLPSM; via the coding sequence ATGGGTGATCCCAAGGGATTCATAAAGCAGAAAAGGCAGGAGAGCCTCTACAGGCCAGTGTGCGAACGGGTAAAGGATTTCCGTCACGTGGCAGTTATGCGCAGTGACGCTCAGTCCCGCGAGCAGGCCTCGCGCTGTATGGACTGCGGCACTCCTTTCTGCCACTGGGGATGCCCTCTGGGGAACTATATACCCGAGTGGAACGATCTTATGTACGGGGATTATTGGCGGGAGGCGTTCGCTCTTCTTGATGCCACCAACAATCTTCCGGAGGTGACCGGCAGGGTCTGTCCGGCACCCTGTGAATACGCCTGCGTGCTCGGGATAAACGATGATCCGGTGACCGTGCGCGAGAATGAACTGGCTATAATAGAGCATGCATTTAATGGCGGCCTCATCAAGCCTGTGGTTCCCGCGGCCGAGACGGGTAAGAAGGTGGCCGTGGTCGGATCGGGCCCGGCCGGGCTATCCTGCGCGGCGCAGATGAGAAAAGCCGGGCACGATGTCACGATCTTCGAAAAGCATGACAGGCCGGGGGGAATACTCAGGTACGGTATCCCGGACTTCAAGCTTGAGAAATGGGTTCTGGACAGGCGCGTGGAACTGATGAAAGCCCAGGGGGTTAAGTTCGTTCTATCGGTGAACGTCGGGGCGGATTACGCGGCGGGAAAACTTCTTTCCGAGTTCGATGCTGTCTGTCTTGCCGGAGGCTCACGCAAACCGAGGGACCTGGATATACCCGGAAGGGATCTTGATGGGATACATTTCGCGATGGATTACCTGGTCCAGTCCAACCGGCGTGTCCAGGGAGAGATCATATCCCAGGAAGAGCTGATAGACGCCAAAGACAAGAACGTGGTCGTTATCGGAGGAGGGGATACCGGTGCCGACTGCGTCGGGACGGCAAACAGGCAGGGCGCTTCCTGCGTGGTTCAGATCGAGATAATGCCCAAACCCGAGGAATGCCGCACCGGGGATTATCCCTGGCCCGTTTATCCACTTTTACTTAAGACCTCTTCCAGTCACGCAGAAGGCGCTTCACGGCAGTGGTCGGTCCTTACTAAAAGTTTTAAGGGAGAGAACGGAAAGGTGCGAAAACTCGAATGCGTGCGCGTTGAGTTCTCCGAAAAGTCGCCGGGCACCTGTCCTGTTATGAAAGAGATCCCGGGAAGCGAATTCACCATAGATGCGGAGCTTGTGATAATCGCCGTGGGCTTCGTGCACCCCGAGCATTCGGGGTTATTGGAGGAACTGGGAACGGAGTTGGATGGTCGGGGAAACGTCTCTTCGAACGAAAAACAGATGACCTCTGTTGACAAGGTCTTTGCAGCCGGTGACATGAGGCGGGGGCAGTCCCTTATCGTGTGGGCGATATCGGAAGGCCGGAGGGCGGCGCATTTTATCGATGAATATTTGATGGGGAAGACCACTCTTCCTTCAATGTAA